From the Kribbella sp. CA-293567 genome, the window CAGTTGGAGCTCCAGTACGACGACTTGGACGGCATCAGCGCCGCTCCCGGTGCCGCGGAGGTGCTGGCAGCGATCGAGCGCCGCGGGCTGCCCTGGGCGGTGGTCACGAGCGCGGACGAGCGACTGGCGAAGGTACGCCTCGGCGCCGCGGGCATCGAGCCGCCGCTCCTGGTGACGATCGAGGACGTCATCCGCGGCAAGCCTGATCCCGAGGGGTATCTCCGAGCGGCCAAGCAACTGGACGTCGATCCGCGGTACTGCCTGGTCGTCGAGGACGCCGAGGTCGGTCTCCAGGCGGGACGAGCTGCCGGAGCCATGACGGCGGCGCTGAAGGGCCTCGACGGCGACCTGCGTCTCACTGATCTGCACCAGCTCGCAGCACAGCTGGACGGCGCGCCATCGCGATGACCGAGCGCCGTGCCGACCAGCGCGCCGGAGTGTCCGCTGAGCTGCTGGGCGCGCTTTCGCTGGCCGGCTTGGGGTTCGCGATCGCCGGCCTGGGCGCGTGTGTGGCTCTGCTGGCCAGAGATCTCGACGAGTCGACAGACCGACTCGCGGTACTGCCGTCCGCCTTCGCGGTCGGTCTGCTGATCATCGCCGCCGTCGGTTCGGTCGTGCTGCGGAAGGACGCCAAGCTCCCGGTACTGCGGATCGGCGCGCTGGTCTGCGCGGCCGGCGCCGTGCTGCTCGCCGTCGCGGGCAATCTCGTGGTCGCCCTCGCCGGTGGTCTCCTCGTCGGCCTCGGCGGCGCGCTGATGATCCTGGTGGTGCCGCTCATGCTGTCGGGCCCGCGAGCTGCTGTCCGGATCGCCCGGGCCAA encodes:
- a CDS encoding HAD-IA family hydrolase; amino-acid sequence: MELRQLRAVLFDMDGTLVTSDASVERAWTSWAGEYGVDAVEVLSQAHGAPAESTVDRMLPGLPDAERISAAARQLELQYDDLDGISAAPGAAEVLAAIERRGLPWAVVTSADERLAKVRLGAAGIEPPLLVTIEDVIRGKPDPEGYLRAAKQLDVDPRYCLVVEDAEVGLQAGRAAGAMTAALKGLDGDLRLTDLHQLAAQLDGAPSR